A genomic window from Streptomyces broussonetiae includes:
- a CDS encoding citrate synthase/methylcitrate synthase — protein sequence MSINRNATPLVDAPRGLAGVVVTETEIGDVRGREGFYHYRQYSAVELARTRGFEDVWHLLVHGTLPDAERGAAFAAETAALRRLPEEVRAALPAIAAASRASGPLSGLRTALSLLGASRGMRPVYDIDADRRRADTLAACAAVPTLLTALYRLGQGLEPVEPRKDLAYAANYLYMLTGEEPEPRRARAVEQYLISTIDHGFNASTFTARVIASTGADVAACLTGAVGALSGPLHGGAPSRALDTLDAIGTPDRIDAWIRERVLGGDRIMGFGHAIYRTEDPRSRMLREVAQSFGGPRVDFAVAVERRVEAILAELKPGRELHTNVEFYAGVVMELCGLPREMFTPTFAAARVVGWSANILEQAADSKIIRPVARYVGPEPPVAVPAQP from the coding sequence ATGTCCATCAACAGGAACGCCACCCCGCTCGTCGACGCACCGCGCGGCCTCGCGGGCGTCGTCGTCACCGAGACCGAGATCGGTGACGTCCGGGGCCGGGAGGGCTTCTACCACTACCGCCAGTACTCGGCCGTCGAACTCGCGCGAACCCGCGGCTTCGAGGACGTCTGGCATCTCCTGGTCCACGGCACGCTCCCGGACGCCGAGCGCGGCGCCGCCTTCGCGGCCGAGACCGCCGCGCTGCGCCGGCTGCCCGAGGAGGTCCGCGCCGCGCTGCCCGCGATCGCCGCAGCGAGCCGCGCCTCCGGCCCGCTCTCCGGGCTGCGTACGGCGTTGTCGCTGCTGGGCGCGTCACGGGGCATGCGGCCGGTGTACGACATCGACGCGGACCGGCGCCGAGCCGACACCCTGGCCGCCTGCGCGGCCGTACCCACGCTGCTCACCGCGCTGTACCGGCTCGGTCAGGGCCTCGAGCCGGTGGAGCCGCGCAAGGACCTCGCTTACGCGGCCAACTACCTGTACATGCTCACGGGCGAGGAGCCCGAGCCGCGGCGGGCCCGTGCGGTCGAGCAATATCTCATCTCAACCATTGACCATGGATTCAATGCGTCAACCTTCACGGCCCGGGTGATCGCCTCCACGGGCGCCGACGTGGCGGCCTGCCTGACGGGAGCGGTGGGCGCACTGTCCGGGCCGCTGCACGGCGGTGCGCCCAGCCGGGCCCTGGACACCCTCGACGCCATCGGCACCCCCGACCGGATCGACGCCTGGATCCGGGAGCGGGTGCTCGGCGGCGACCGGATCATGGGATTCGGGCACGCCATCTACCGTACGGAGGACCCACGTTCGCGGATGCTGCGGGAGGTCGCCCAGAGTTTCGGCGGTCCGCGTGTCGACTTCGCGGTGGCGGTCGAGCGCCGGGTCGAGGCGATCCTCGCCGAGCTGAAGCCCGGCCGCGAACTCCACACCAACGTCGAGTTCTACGCCGGCGTGGTCATGGAACTGTGCGGCCTGCCCCGGGAGATGTTCACGCCCACCTTCGCCGCGGCCAGGGTGGTGGGCTGGAGCGCCAACATCCTGGAACAGGCGGCGGATTCGAAGATCATCCGCCCGGTGGCCCGCTATGTCGGCCCGGAGCCGCCGGTGGCGGTGCCGGCGCAGCCGTGA
- a CDS encoding CobW family GTP-binding protein, with translation MGNSNTPQQIPVVVLAGFLGSGKTTLLNHLLHRSGGSRIGAIVNDFGAIEIDAMAVAGALGDSTVSLGNGCLCCAVDASELDLYLDRLADPGTGIDVIVIEASGLAEPQELVRMVLASEHPRVVYGGLVEVVDAAEFDDTRARHPELDRHLALADLVVVNKLDRAEDGERVLGLVRTLADRAAVVPATYGRIDPEFLFDCRPGEERIGQLSFDDLHEHTEDDAHAGHLHSGYDSLPFTSGVPMDPRALMRFLDGRPEGLYRIKGYVDFGPYDTRNRYAVHAVGRFLRFYPEPWGADGARLTQLVLIGSGIDTEALGKELQACENDAPHADEHGMWGVLRYVQGSEEEPGPESYEATYAATYAAAYAAAYETSNEPPYGA, from the coding sequence TTGGGCAACAGCAACACCCCGCAGCAGATCCCGGTCGTCGTGCTCGCCGGTTTCCTGGGCTCGGGAAAGACCACGCTCCTCAACCACCTCCTGCACCGCAGCGGCGGGAGCCGGATCGGGGCGATCGTCAACGACTTCGGGGCCATCGAGATCGACGCGATGGCCGTGGCCGGCGCCCTCGGCGACTCGACCGTCTCGCTCGGCAACGGCTGTCTGTGCTGCGCCGTCGACGCGAGCGAACTCGATCTCTACCTCGACCGGCTCGCCGACCCCGGCACCGGTATCGACGTGATCGTCATCGAGGCCAGCGGACTCGCCGAGCCGCAGGAACTCGTGCGGATGGTGCTGGCCAGCGAGCACCCGAGAGTCGTCTACGGCGGCCTCGTCGAGGTCGTGGACGCCGCCGAGTTCGACGACACCCGGGCCCGGCACCCCGAACTCGACCGGCACCTCGCCCTCGCCGACCTCGTGGTGGTCAACAAGCTCGACCGGGCCGAAGACGGTGAGCGGGTGCTCGGCCTCGTGCGGACCCTCGCGGACCGCGCCGCCGTCGTACCCGCCACCTACGGCCGTATCGACCCGGAGTTCCTCTTCGACTGCAGGCCCGGCGAGGAACGCATCGGGCAGTTGTCCTTCGACGACCTCCACGAGCACACCGAGGACGACGCCCACGCCGGCCATCTGCACAGCGGCTACGACAGCCTGCCCTTCACCTCCGGCGTGCCCATGGACCCCCGCGCGCTCATGCGGTTCCTCGACGGCCGTCCCGAGGGGCTGTACCGGATCAAGGGGTACGTCGACTTCGGGCCGTACGACACCCGCAACCGGTACGCCGTGCACGCCGTCGGCCGGTTCCTGCGCTTCTACCCCGAGCCCTGGGGCGCGGACGGGGCCCGGCTCACCCAGCTCGTGCTGATCGGCTCCGGCATCGACACCGAGGCCCTCGGCAAGGAGCTTCAGGCGTGCGAGAACGACGCCCCACACGCCGACGAGCACGGCATGTGGGGCGTCCTGCGGTACGTCCAGGGCTCCGAGGAGGAGCCCGGCCCGGAGTCGTACGAGGCGACGTACGCGGCGACGTACGCGGCGGCGTACGCGGCGGCGTACGAGACGTCGAACGAGCCGCCGTACGGGGCCTAG
- a CDS encoding DNA gyrase/topoisomerase IV subunit A, translating to MARRSTKTPPPDDSYEERILDIDVVDEMRGSYLEYAYSVIYSRALPDARDGLKPVHRRIVYQMNEMGLRPDRAYVKCARVVGEVMGKLHPHGDASIYDALVRMAQPFSMRMPLVDGHGNFGSLGNDDPPAAMRYTECRQAEATSLMTESIDEDTVDFTPNYDGQEQEPVALPAAFPNLLVNGSSGIAVGMATNMPPHNLGEVIAAARHLIRYPNADLEALMRHVPGPDLPTGGRIVGLDGVRDAYATGRGTFRIRATVSVETVTARRKGLVITELPFTVGPEKVIAKIKDLVNAKKIQGIADVKDLTDREHGLRLVIEIKNGFVPEAVLEQLYKLTPMEESFGINNVALVDGQPLTLGLKELLEVYLDHRFDVVRRRSEFRRTKRRDRLHLVEGLLTALVDIDEVIRLIRSSDNSAQAKERLMERFSLSEIQTQYILDTPLRRLTKYDRIELEAEKEKLTAEIAELTRILESDAELRKLVSAELAAVAKKFGTDRRTVLLESAGAQVAAVPLQVADDPCRVLMSSTGLLARTATDEPFPEEEAEAKRVKHDVIVSAVQATARGEVGAVTSAGRLLRINVVDLPQLPPTATAPNLSGGAPLAEFVSLEDDETVVCLTTLDESSPGLALGTEQGVVKRVVPDYPSNKEELEVITLKEGDRIVGAVELRTGEEDLVFITDDAQLLRFQASIVRPQGRPAGGMAGIKLTDGAKVISFTAVDPAADAVVFTVAGSRGTLDDSVQTTAKLTPFDQYPRKGRATGGVRCQRFLKGEDCLSLGWAGPVPARAAQKTGTPAELPELDPRRDGSGTSLPKTVAVVAGPVF from the coding sequence ATGGCCCGCCGCAGCACGAAGACCCCGCCGCCAGACGACTCGTACGAGGAGAGAATCCTCGACATCGACGTCGTGGACGAGATGCGTGGCTCCTACCTCGAGTACGCGTACTCGGTCATCTATTCGCGCGCCCTGCCGGACGCCCGCGACGGCCTCAAGCCGGTGCACCGCCGGATCGTGTACCAGATGAACGAAATGGGCCTGCGCCCCGACCGCGCCTATGTGAAGTGCGCGCGTGTCGTCGGCGAGGTCATGGGCAAGCTGCATCCGCACGGCGACGCGTCGATCTACGACGCGCTGGTGCGCATGGCCCAGCCGTTCTCCATGCGCATGCCGCTCGTCGACGGCCACGGCAACTTCGGCTCACTGGGCAACGACGACCCGCCGGCCGCCATGCGGTACACCGAGTGCCGGCAGGCCGAGGCGACGAGCCTGATGACCGAGTCGATCGACGAGGACACGGTCGACTTCACGCCCAACTACGACGGCCAGGAGCAGGAGCCGGTGGCCCTGCCGGCCGCCTTCCCGAACCTGCTGGTCAACGGCTCCTCGGGCATCGCGGTCGGCATGGCGACGAACATGCCGCCGCACAACCTCGGCGAGGTGATCGCGGCCGCCCGCCACCTGATCCGGTACCCGAACGCCGACCTGGAAGCGCTGATGAGGCACGTCCCGGGCCCCGACCTGCCCACGGGCGGCCGGATCGTCGGCCTGGACGGCGTCCGGGACGCGTACGCGACTGGCCGCGGCACCTTCAGGATCCGTGCCACGGTGTCGGTGGAGACGGTGACGGCCCGCCGCAAGGGCCTGGTCATCACCGAACTGCCCTTCACGGTCGGCCCCGAGAAGGTCATCGCCAAGATCAAGGACCTGGTCAACGCGAAGAAGATCCAGGGCATCGCCGACGTCAAGGACCTCACCGACCGCGAGCACGGCCTGCGCCTGGTCATCGAGATCAAGAACGGCTTCGTGCCGGAGGCGGTCCTGGAGCAGCTGTACAAGCTGACCCCGATGGAGGAGTCCTTCGGCATCAACAACGTGGCGCTGGTGGACGGCCAGCCGCTCACGCTGGGCCTGAAGGAGCTGCTGGAGGTCTACCTCGACCACCGCTTCGACGTGGTCCGGCGCCGCAGCGAGTTCCGCCGTACCAAGCGCCGCGACCGGCTGCACCTGGTCGAGGGCCTGCTGACCGCGCTGGTCGACATCGACGAGGTCATCCGGCTGATCCGCTCCAGCGACAACTCCGCGCAGGCCAAGGAGCGCCTGATGGAGCGCTTCTCGCTGAGCGAGATCCAGACCCAGTACATCCTCGACACGCCGCTGCGCCGGCTCACCAAGTACGACCGCATCGAGCTGGAGGCGGAGAAGGAGAAGCTCACCGCGGAGATCGCGGAGCTGACCCGGATCCTGGAGTCCGACGCGGAGCTGCGCAAGCTGGTCTCGGCCGAACTGGCCGCAGTGGCGAAGAAGTTCGGCACCGACCGGCGTACGGTCCTGCTGGAGTCCGCGGGCGCCCAGGTGGCGGCCGTGCCGCTGCAGGTGGCCGACGACCCGTGCCGGGTGCTGATGTCCTCGACCGGCCTGCTCGCCCGTACGGCGACCGACGAGCCGTTCCCGGAGGAGGAGGCCGAGGCCAAGCGCGTCAAGCACGACGTGATCGTCTCGGCGGTCCAGGCGACCGCGCGCGGCGAGGTCGGAGCGGTGACCTCGGCGGGCCGGCTGCTGCGGATCAACGTCGTCGACCTGCCCCAGCTGCCGCCGACGGCGACCGCGCCGAACCTCTCCGGGGGCGCCCCGCTCGCGGAGTTCGTCTCCCTGGAGGACGACGAGACGGTGGTCTGCCTGACCACGCTGGACGAGTCGTCACCGGGTCTGGCGCTCGGCACCGAGCAGGGTGTGGTCAAGCGCGTGGTGCCCGACTACCCCTCCAACAAGGAGGAGCTGGAGGTCATCACCCTCAAGGAGGGCGACCGGATCGTCGGCGCGGTGGAGCTGCGCACCGGCGAGGAGGACCTCGTCTTCATCACCGACGACGCACAGCTGCTGCGCTTCCAGGCCTCCATCGTGCGCCCGCAGGGCCGTCCGGCGGGCGGTATGGCGGGCATCAAGCTCACCGACGGCGCAAAGGTGATCTCCTTCACGGCGGTCGATCCGGCCGCCGACGCGGTGGTGTTCACGGTGGCGGGCTCGCGCGGCACGCTGGACGACTCGGTGCAGACGACGGCGAAGTTGACCCCGTTCGACCAGTACCCGCGCAAGGGCCGGGCCACGGGCGGCGTGCGCTGCCAGCGGTTCCTCAAGGGCGAGGACTGCCTGTCGCTGGGCTGGGCAGGGCCCGTTCCCGCGCGCGCGGCCCAGAAGACCGGCACCCCGGCCGAGCTGCCGGAGCTGGACCCGCGCCGCGACGGCTCGGGCACGTCGCTGCCGAAGACGGTGGCGGTGGTCGCGGGGCCGGTGTTCTAG
- a CDS encoding M16 family metallopeptidase, whose protein sequence is MPMGHTTTAEAGSGGLTATEHRLANGLRVVLSEDHLTPVAAVCLWYDVGSRHEVKGRTGLAHLFEHLMFQGSAQVKGNGHFELVQGAGGSLNGTTSFERTNYFETMPAHQLELALWLEADRMGSLLAALDDESMENQRDVVKNERRQRYDNVPYGTAFEKLTGLSYPEGHPYHHTPIGSMADLDAATLEDARQFFRTYYAPNNAVLSVVGDIDPRQTLAWIEKYFGSIASHDGKPAPRDGSLPEIIGEQKREVVVEEVPARALMAAYRLPQDGTRACDAADLALTVLGGGESSRLYNRLVRRDRTAVAAGFGLLRLAGAPSMGWLDVKTSGDVEVPVIEAAIDEELARFAEEGPTPEEMERAQAQLEREWLDRLGTVSGRADELCRFAVLFGDPQLALTAVKRVLEVTAKEVQEVAKARLRPDNRAVLVYEPKSPQEAPDADVPEDPEQEATVEAGNENEETAK, encoded by the coding sequence ATGCCCATGGGTCACACGACCACAGCCGAGGCAGGCTCCGGGGGCCTGACAGCGACTGAGCACCGGCTGGCCAACGGTCTGCGCGTGGTGCTCTCCGAGGACCACCTGACCCCGGTGGCGGCGGTCTGCCTCTGGTACGACGTCGGCTCCCGCCACGAAGTCAAGGGGCGTACCGGCCTGGCTCACCTTTTCGAGCACTTGATGTTCCAGGGTTCGGCACAGGTCAAGGGCAACGGTCACTTCGAGCTGGTGCAGGGCGCCGGCGGCTCGCTCAACGGCACCACCAGCTTCGAGCGCACCAACTACTTCGAGACCATGCCCGCCCATCAGCTGGAGCTGGCGCTCTGGCTGGAGGCCGACCGCATGGGCTCGTTGCTGGCCGCCCTGGACGACGAGTCCATGGAGAACCAGCGCGACGTCGTCAAGAACGAGCGCCGCCAGCGCTACGACAACGTCCCCTACGGCACCGCCTTCGAGAAGCTGACCGGGCTGTCGTACCCGGAGGGCCACCCCTACCACCACACGCCGATCGGCTCGATGGCGGACCTGGACGCGGCCACCCTGGAGGACGCCCGCCAGTTCTTCCGCACGTACTACGCGCCGAACAACGCGGTGCTCTCCGTGGTCGGCGACATCGACCCCCGGCAGACCCTCGCCTGGATCGAGAAGTACTTCGGGTCGATCGCCTCCCACGACGGCAAGCCCGCGCCGCGCGACGGCTCCCTGCCGGAGATCATCGGCGAGCAGAAGCGCGAGGTCGTCGTCGAGGAGGTCCCGGCGCGCGCCCTGATGGCCGCCTACCGGCTGCCGCAGGACGGCACGCGCGCGTGCGACGCGGCCGACCTCGCCCTGACCGTCCTCGGCGGCGGCGAGTCCTCCCGCCTGTACAACCGCCTGGTGCGCCGTGACCGTACGGCCGTCGCGGCCGGCTTCGGCCTGCTGCGCCTCGCCGGCGCGCCCTCGATGGGCTGGCTGGACGTGAAGACCTCCGGCGACGTCGAGGTGCCGGTGATCGAGGCCGCCATCGACGAGGAGCTGGCCCGGTTCGCCGAGGAGGGCCCCACGCCGGAGGAAATGGAGCGCGCCCAGGCCCAGTTGGAGCGCGAGTGGCTGGACCGGCTCGGCACGGTCTCCGGCCGTGCCGACGAACTGTGCCGGTTCGCCGTCCTGTTCGGCGACCCGCAGCTCGCCCTCACCGCCGTGAAGCGCGTCCTGGAGGTGACCGCGAAGGAGGTCCAGGAGGTCGCCAAGGCCCGTCTGCGGCCCGACAACCGCGCGGTGCTGGTCTACGAACCCAAGTCTCCGCAGGAGGCCCCGGACGCCGACGTGCCCGAGGACCCGGAGCAGGAAGCGACCGTAGAGGCCGGTAACGAGAACGAGGAGACGGCCAAGTGA
- a CDS encoding M16 family metallopeptidase, producing the protein MTQLATMDFHPQPQPGEARPWAFPAPERTGLDNGLTVLRCHRPGQQVVAVEVLLDAPLDAEPAGLDGVATIMARAFSEGTDKHSAEEFAAELERAGATLDAHADHPGVRLSLEVPASRLAKGLGLLADALRAPAFAESEVERLVRNRLDEIPHELANPSRRAAKELSKELFPSTSRMSRPRQGTEETVEKIDAAAVRAFYDRYVRPATGTAVVVGDLTGIDLDALLGDTLGAWSGTPGEPRPVPPVSADDTGRVVIVDRPGAVQTQLLIGRVGPDRHDRVWPAQVLGTYCLGGTLTSRLDRVLREEKGYTYGVRSFGQVLRSAPDGSGASMLAISGSVDTPNTGPALQDLWKVLRTLAAEGLTDAERDVAVQNLVGVAPLKYETAAAVASTLADQVEQHLPDDFQATLYQQLAATGTVEATAAVVNAFPVNRLVTVLVGDAAQIKAPVEALGIGEVTVVAAE; encoded by the coding sequence GTGACCCAGCTCGCCACCATGGACTTCCACCCCCAGCCGCAGCCCGGCGAGGCCAGGCCGTGGGCGTTCCCGGCCCCGGAGCGCACCGGGCTCGACAACGGCCTGACCGTGCTGCGCTGCCATCGTCCCGGCCAGCAGGTCGTCGCCGTAGAGGTGCTGCTGGACGCCCCCCTGGACGCCGAGCCGGCCGGCCTGGACGGCGTTGCCACGATCATGGCGCGGGCCTTCTCCGAGGGCACCGACAAGCACTCCGCCGAGGAGTTCGCCGCCGAGCTGGAGCGCGCGGGCGCCACGCTGGACGCGCATGCCGACCACCCCGGCGTCCGCCTCAGCCTGGAGGTTCCCGCCTCCCGCCTGGCCAAGGGCCTCGGCCTGCTCGCCGATGCCCTGCGCGCGCCCGCGTTCGCCGAGAGCGAGGTCGAGCGGCTGGTCCGCAACCGCCTGGACGAGATCCCGCACGAGCTGGCCAACCCCTCCCGCCGGGCCGCCAAGGAACTCTCCAAGGAGCTGTTCCCGTCGACCTCGCGCATGTCGCGCCCGCGCCAGGGCACCGAGGAGACGGTCGAGAAGATCGACGCGGCTGCCGTACGCGCCTTCTACGACCGCTACGTCCGCCCCGCCACGGGCACCGCGGTCGTGGTCGGCGACCTCACGGGCATCGACCTGGACGCCCTGCTCGGCGACACCCTGGGCGCCTGGAGCGGTACCCCGGGCGAGCCCCGGCCCGTGCCGCCGGTGAGCGCCGACGACACCGGCCGCGTGGTCATCGTGGACCGGCCCGGTGCCGTCCAGACGCAGCTGCTCATCGGCCGCGTCGGCCCCGACCGGCACGACCGCGTGTGGCCCGCCCAGGTGCTCGGCACCTACTGCCTCGGCGGCACCCTCACCTCCCGCCTGGACCGCGTCCTGCGCGAGGAGAAGGGCTACACCTACGGGGTGCGTTCCTTCGGGCAGGTCCTGCGGTCCGCCCCGGACGGCTCGGGTGCCTCGATGCTCGCCATCAGCGGCTCGGTGGACACGCCGAACACCGGTCCCGCGCTTCAGGACCTGTGGAAGGTGCTGCGCACCCTCGCGGCCGAGGGCCTGACCGACGCCGAGCGGGACGTGGCCGTGCAGAACCTCGTCGGGGTGGCACCGCTCAAGTACGAGACGGCGGCGGCCGTCGCGAGCACGCTGGCCGACCAGGTCGAGCAGCACCTGCCCGACGACTTCCAGGCGACGCTGTACCAGCAGCTGGCCGCGACGGGCACGGTGGAGGCCACGGCGGCCGTCGTGAACGCCTTCCCGGTGAACCGCCTGGTGACCGTCCTCGTCGGTGACGCCGCCCAGATCAAGGCGCCCGTGGAGGCGCTCGGTATCGGCGAGGTCACCGTCGTCGCCGCGGAGTGA
- a CDS encoding M23 family metallopeptidase, producing the protein MAFMCATGKHRKPGRVKRTTAQAAGIAALTTTGVIGTLAAAPAFAAENSAEQTGLTPVITVGDDIAEHIDEQAAAQKQAAEQKVAEQVAAKRAKEVREAKERAAREAERERLNRFVAPISNSYVSTGYKASSSLWSSGSHTGIDFHAASGTAVLAVGSGTVVSTGWGGAYGNQIVIRMADGMYTQYGHLSSIGVTVGQQVTPGRQIGLSGATGNVTGPHLHFEARTTPDYGSDVDPVAYLRKHGVNV; encoded by the coding sequence ATGGCGTTCATGTGCGCCACCGGGAAGCACCGCAAGCCCGGCCGGGTCAAGCGCACCACCGCTCAGGCGGCCGGCATCGCGGCCCTGACCACCACCGGCGTCATCGGCACCCTCGCGGCCGCCCCGGCGTTCGCCGCCGAGAACTCCGCCGAGCAGACCGGCCTCACCCCGGTGATCACCGTGGGTGACGACATCGCCGAGCACATCGATGAACAGGCCGCAGCCCAGAAGCAGGCCGCGGAGCAGAAGGTGGCCGAGCAGGTCGCGGCCAAGCGCGCCAAGGAGGTGCGCGAGGCCAAGGAGCGCGCCGCCCGCGAGGCCGAGCGCGAGCGCCTGAACCGCTTCGTCGCGCCGATCTCGAACTCGTACGTCTCCACGGGCTACAAGGCCAGCAGCTCGCTGTGGTCCTCCGGCTCCCACACCGGTATCGACTTCCACGCGGCCAGCGGCACCGCCGTCCTGGCGGTCGGCTCCGGCACCGTCGTCTCCACGGGCTGGGGCGGTGCGTACGGAAACCAGATCGTGATCCGGATGGCCGACGGCATGTACACCCAGTACGGCCACCTGTCGTCCATCGGTGTCACGGTGGGCCAGCAGGTCACCCCTGGCCGGCAGATCGGCCTGTCCGGCGCGACCGGCAATGTCACCGGACCGCACCTGCACTTCGAGGCCCGGACGACCCCCGACTACGGCTCGGACGTCGACCCCGTCGCCTATCTCCGCAAGCACGGCGTGAACGTCTGA
- a CDS encoding GntR family transcriptional regulator has product MRIPAHSVCTAIRDDIVAGVHERGGRLTEEVLARRYGVSRVPVREALRTLEAEGFVVTRRHAGACVAEPTEHEAADLLEMRLLLEPLGAARAAQRRTEAHLKVLRGLVRLGQERARRGGSEDLRALGGWFHETLVQACGSPSLTSMLTQLRHKIAWMYTVEATPSPAESWAEHAAIVDAVARGDGERARALTALHGERATAAHRLRFPGSGERVRTSQHAVNMSSLRH; this is encoded by the coding sequence ATGCGCATTCCGGCGCACTCGGTATGCACGGCGATCCGGGACGACATCGTCGCCGGTGTCCACGAGCGCGGCGGCCGCCTGACCGAAGAAGTCCTGGCCCGCCGCTACGGCGTCTCGCGCGTCCCCGTCCGCGAGGCGCTGCGCACCCTGGAGGCGGAGGGCTTCGTGGTCACGCGCCGGCACGCGGGCGCGTGCGTGGCCGAGCCGACCGAGCACGAGGCGGCCGACCTGCTGGAGATGCGGCTGCTGCTGGAGCCGCTCGGGGCCGCCCGGGCCGCACAGCGGCGCACGGAGGCGCATCTGAAGGTGCTGCGGGGCCTGGTCAGACTGGGTCAGGAACGGGCCAGGCGGGGCGGCAGCGAGGATCTGCGCGCCCTGGGCGGCTGGTTCCACGAGACGCTCGTCCAGGCCTGTGGCAGCCCCTCGCTGACTTCGATGCTGACTCAGCTGCGCCACAAGATCGCCTGGATGTACACGGTCGAGGCGACGCCGAGTCCGGCCGAGTCGTGGGCGGAGCACGCCGCGATCGTGGACGCGGTGGCGCGCGGCGACGGTGAGCGCGCGCGGGCGCTCACCGCACTGCACGGCGAGCGCGCCACGGCCGCGCACCGGCTTCGCTTTCCCGGTTCCGGCGAGCGTGTGAGGACTTCGCAACACGCCGTAAACATGTCGAGCCTGCGGCATTAA
- a CDS encoding HPr family phosphocarrier protein, translating to MAERRVNVGWAEGLHARPASIFVRAATAAGVPVTIAKADGNPVNAASMLAVLGLGAQGGEEIVLASEAEGADAALDRLAKLVAEGLEELPETV from the coding sequence ATGGCTGAGCGCCGCGTCAACGTCGGCTGGGCCGAGGGCCTCCACGCCCGCCCCGCTTCCATCTTCGTCCGAGCCGCCACGGCCGCAGGCGTCCCGGTGACGATCGCCAAGGCCGACGGCAACCCCGTCAACGCGGCCTCCATGCTGGCCGTCCTGGGCCTGGGCGCCCAGGGGGGCGAGGAGATCGTCCTCGCCTCCGAGGCCGAGGGCGCGGACGCCGCCCTGGACCGGCTGGCCAAGCTGGTCGCCGAGGGCCTCGAGGAGCTGCCCGAGACCGTCTGA